From Solanum lycopersicum chromosome 4, SLM_r2.1:
TTTAATCTAAGCCAGCTTTAATTAGTTTtaacattaatataatatacaatgGTACGAAAGGACATATTTTCATTTGTTGAAATAATCAACTTATATATAGATTTGTACATATTGACGTCGtagatttttaaattataaatattgttgttgctcgtaattatatttttattaatataaataatatttttgactgttaatatttaatcataaatattattctatttattcgtatatatatatcattccatttattcatatttatgttaTGGTATTCAATTGAtcacataatttaaaaatgaaaggaGAAATAGTTGAAATTTGTGGAATAAATCatagtaaaaatttaaggaatcccatagtgtaattcaataatttcattctGTCCcgataaatttagtatttacaaaaaaattcttaaatttgttgagccgtgatactttagactctagtgatacatggtaatttTAAACTGTTGAGGAAAAAAGGGGGGAAAACGGTACAGTTAATGTTGTTAATAAAACAACTAAATTTACGGTAACATAtcattaatcaacataaaatcagcacttaattggatattaatttcaaattttgaaaaacaaagattatatcatctattttgaaaacaatttttttgaacaatctgttaaatttcgaactacagtaattttattgttgttacagtggatttttcaagatgaatacatcgattttgatgagacattccggaatttgggtgaacgaattgcagaatgaaagttacaaaatcaACGGAAtcattgttggagattcaatttcgtatctaatacatgtatcagaaacatagactaaacaatatacacactgattctatatgtatcatcaagtacaATTGATGAcgcatttattaaacttagtgaatgatacattataacaattttcaaaacatgtatcagtacatcaactaaacaactaataccttactgatacatgatatcagttttcataaatttatactatatgcaaaacatgtgatacatatctactacatgtatcagtgaaTTGACTAAACACTgtacacactgattctatatgtatcatcaagcacagttgatgacgcatttactaaacttattgaatgatacattataacaattttcaaaatttcatgatacatataaaatattatgatacacaacaaattcatgtatcaattcaccatctaaaacactatacacacttatTCAAATGTATCGGCAAGCACACtagatttcttaaaatttttactaatttcaacaacagtTTTAAGTACCAAAATACTAACCCGAGACAATGTAGTTCTAACAAACTTTAACTCTTTGAGTCCTGTTTGGCCTTATGCAAAGTTGATGCTAGAGGAAGAGAAAGGGGAAGTGGTAACTGGGAGAATGTATTGGGATGAGATGAAGATTGTCTATTTGTTTTTATCACCTTAACTTCTTCTAAGGCAAGAGGCACTGGTTCTTATGTTTTTGGTGTGTAAGCAAAAGATATGGAAGTAAGAACAAAACGGTAGAAAGATATGGAAGTTATCCTACTTCctgattttttgaattttgaaattcaaaatttcaaaatttggtcttttatttaaaattaattaaatttaataattcaaaatcaaaaagctgattaaaaggttgagtgtttaaatgaataaaatttaaaattcaaaaactaatttaagaggttgagtgttttgatggagaaaaaataggcattaaaattgataaatgtgtattataggagagagagtgtaatgtatctaaaaaattacactaaaattaaaaaaaaagggaattatgtaatatttaaaaaaagtagggaaaattagagaatataaaaattatagttgtgtatttaagttattttaataggataaattatttaagtacacgcaattatttatcatattttcaattttctctaCCATTTTAAAGTAATACAAAAATCCCTATTTTTCACCCAAAATCCAAACCGTTCGATACATTATTCTTCTCCACTCCAAAATTCACGTTTCCACTCCTACATTCGAGTTTGTGTCTCTCCTTATTTTGACTCATACAATTAAATCAGTTGTCTTATTCATcctaatttgaatttcaaaaggtTTCTCTCTGGTGAATCaacctcaaatttctaaatagATAGTCttgtcttcttcaatttgctgttttgcattttttttccaTCAATTTTGTCGGATACATATGGATACTCCTTCGTTTAGTATTAGGATTGCTCAAATAGTTACACCTAACACCAATCGAATTTTTGATTTTGAGATCACAAATGAGTTGATAATAGATCTATAAGGTTGTACGATCCTTTAACAATGACAAATCAACCTTCAGAGAAGACAAAAGCAAAAAAAGGATGTACCCGCGTCATCGAAATCAAATGTTGAAAAAACACCATAGAAAATGGTAGAAAAATTGCTCCGGTCATTTCTCGACCTACACTACCCAGGATATACATTTAGTATATCTATCTCTTTGTTTTAAATGTTTGTCTTCACATGTTATAAGTTGCTTTAAATTCTATACAtaattgttaaaataataatatcatattgttatgtatcttattttaaATGTTCCATTTTTACACATAAAAACGCTATTGGGAGGATAAGATTGGAAATAGATAATCATATCTAGGAAAATCCTTATATTAGATCATTTGAAGTGTACTTCAAATCACAATTGGAGGAGAAAAGGAGTTTCAAAACAAAAGCTCCACTTGATGGGTTTATCGAAATATTTCAAGACTCTGAATAAGCATATATTACGATATATGAGGTGTTAAGGGTTGAACtacttttcaaataaaagatatttaaatcTAGTTTCCATTAAAATAAATCtctcattcattttattttagattaaaaaagGTTATGCATGCGTGTTTTACTACAAATATATGCGGTGCTAAGGCAATCTAtggaaaaatgtatatttttaataattttttattaaaaattaatatatatgacgTGGCAGGCGAGTGTATTCACTTTCTAACACAAATCTGGGTGTGACCTTTTAGGAGACCATATATTCCATTTTTAAAATGCATAGGGAGTATTAAAACTCTTGTAAAATATGAGCGTATAGCTAAAAATTCGATAATAGATTAAGGAAGCATTTGACTATTTATACAAAAGTAAAGAAAGTAATTATCAATAGTTTAGTCATACATCGTACATATGGATATAGATCACATAGATATACGATTTTTTAGTTAAAGAAAGTAAGTGatgattaagtcatgatttaTATGATTCATGACTACAATGTGAGATGAATATCTAAAGCATACTGTTTATTTATGACTTAATTATTACATGTTTATGTATGAATCAAcgtatatttatatatctagTTATCTATTCCGCAagtaattatgaatttataatcactatatgaaaatatagcatactttattcatttatttttacttttccaCTATATAATTTTGAGATGTCTAACAATATTTATCcaatttataaaactaactaGTAATTTATCATTTTGTGTCTATTCTAACTTTGCTAGctattagtattatttattatttttcaatatttatatactcTCTCCGTCCTCAATTGTTTTTCAGAGTTAGGTCATGCACTTTACGTAAGGAAAATTTAATTCAAGGtgtaatttgactaatataaccCTACTATACGAATAATATCAAAAGTCTATCTAACTTTTCAATTcaacaaaatgaaataattattaagggtaaaattaaaaaaaaaaaaattatttcgtgATTATTTAACTTGACAATTATGaacatttattttagtataCTTGCCAAACAATTATGGACGGAAGGAGTAACTTTTATTCGTAGTATATAAAATGTCTTAATAAGgacaatttgataaaattacCTCTATCATAATCTGAGTATAGCAATAAATCGTGCAAACAAATGACTTTAATGATCAAACGTTTACTTACTCCTTTCATtcctaattatttgtttatttttctttcgtAGTTAccctaattacttatttattttgacaaataaaaaaatgacaaatattttacctattatacctcaataaaataactaattactttaaaaaatataaaatttatctacacttcataaataataagaataaataataaatttattatgttattaattatcttttttaataaatatatataaatctaaaAGTAGATAATTAatcagaaagaaagaaaataattaatttggcCTCAAAAAAGTTAAGACAACCGACGAATTCGGACAAGAGTGGGTGTCGGTGGACAAAATTTGGAAATATTGAAACACAACATAACATGTCTAGTCTCTAATCACCGACTAATTATTTACACATTAgcaattaattatgattaattgcTTAAATTTCACCAAGTTTATCCACCTAACCATAGAACTACTATATCGTCTTACTCGTTCCGTCTCGTCAGTTCTCATATTTATTGGACTTAGTGtattttcatttgtttattatattaaaatgaaaaaaaaaattgtttacttTTATTACTTAgcttcttaattattttatcattatcggTGGTagttattatttcaatatattttttaaaataataaatttattatatttaaagaatgatataataatttttttatttactgcTTCTTAAGGGatatataaagttaattatGAAGAAAAGACGTATGAAGGAGgaagtataattttaaaaaagtaaaagaaaattgcttattatttttgaatttcttttgatACTCTAATAATTATGAAGAAAAGACGTATGAAGGaggaattataatttttaatctttttctcGTAACAAAATGatgtgataaatattttaaattaaaagtctCAGATTCAAATTAAAGAAACGTCTGAGAATTTGAGTATAGGTTCTTCGTTAGTATATAGGTTCATTTAGTAATACTCCTAATAATCGTGTTTTTCCACCCTCACGTATTGTCATTTACGATGAAAAGCACTTAAATTTCATGTTGCAAAAAAGTAATTGCTTCATTATCaaacaaaaagaatgaattagaATCGATTTTATTAACTGTATCTCAATGTTCTCTGTCAATTCATACACATATATTAACGACTCTATTGTATAGGATCTATGTTTGTAAATAGTTGGttttattgaaataaaagaGCTTTTAGCTCcaccaattaaaaaaataaaataaattgtaataaGAAATAGTCAAGTGAATTGTAATTtaagcaaaaatataaaatttaactaaAGAGTATTTGGAAAATAGCTTGAACTTtataaaaactaattattttaaattatttagaatttaaGAATTATGAAAATTGATTCGAATTAAAATTGAATGTCTAATATAATATACAGTATGATTTAAACTCATAGGATACGTTTAACCATCAAATAGATTACATTATCATGTATGTAATAACAAGTTTAAATTATATGGATAATataagaattgaaaaaataaaaatataataatgtgtataaattaaattgtgatgaaaattaacaaaataaatacgCACACCATCCATCTCTCAAAATAAGTgttattttagtaaaaatcacatcaataaaaaatttattaaatataatgtaCAATTTAAGTAAGCTATTCATTTATAGTTAATAAATATCacttgaaaattaaatattattaagaacACGGAGTGTAAGGATATAGTCGGagaaacatattatttttatattaaattcgTAATGAGACACTTGTTctagaataaaagaaaataataagtttttatatgtttgaaaaaataattgatctACTAAGTTAAGTTATATATGTTTGAAAAAGTAATTCTAATATCTCAAAAGAAAgtattcatattattagacgATTCATTCCTTAATTTCTTTGCTaatgattatttattatataacaataatattctAACGTAACTACAAATAGTTACTatctttttctatatttaattgtcatggtttctatttttaaagttcaactataagaattttgattaacattttcaaatatatccAAAAATTTCACGCTTGTCAAGTGAATTTAACTCtgattgaattgcttcttgTCATTTTGATCAATCATTTTTTTATCGATATTCTATAACAGATTGAGGTTCAAGATCCTCATTATCTTGCATGATATTTGTTGCATCATTATATGcaaatacataatcaaccactaTTTCTGATCGATTCAGATTTGTTTCAATATCTCTTAAATTTATGGACATTTCATTATTCCTTGAGTTTCAAGTTCATTGATTCTTTCATGAATATCAGAATtactcaaattttgaaatttcatatgAGATTATTTCATAGTGTCATCTTGacatttaatctttctttttctaggatTATGATCCTTAGAACCTAATGGTCTACCACGCTTTAAGCGTACTATTGATTTATTAGCTATGACACTAGTGCATGGTCCTATAGGGACATCAATTCAAATTGGGACACTCTCTGCAGGAATATGTGATTTATTAATCCTAGTTAATAACAGACTGtatgtttttaacattaaatcAAGTTAAAGActtaatataatacaaacacgTGATAAAGTTTAGCATTTGACTAACACTATCATAttagaatcatataaataaatcaatgaaaaatatatactatttaattaagaTGGAACAAGCTAATGAACTATAAAAATAtgactaaactaatttaaaatactaatactTATGGAAACAACtatcattacatgaaatttattaataactactacaaaaaaaaatcactcttCCATGTTCACAGAACCATCACCAATTAAGTGATCAATCTTTCCTTCAGGATGTGCGAAGAAATCTAGTACATCCAAGTGCGTGAcgtcaacttgattttcagagataaaatttgcctcagaatttttctctttcttctttagcGATTCTTGATAAAGCTCAACCAAGTGTTTAGGAGCACGACAATCACATGCATAATGACCTCTTCCACCACATCGAAAACAATCTTCCCTAGTTGCTTCACATTTCTCgtcctttcttcttttttttctttttatttgatgaatgattaACACCAGGAAAAGAACTACGTTGTTGATCATAATCACGATCACGTCCACGATCGCGATCACGATTAGGGTTGCGGCCTTTTCCACGCCTAGCATGGTGGGCGTACGCCTCATTCACTTCAGGAAGTGGTGCAGATCCAGTAGGAcgattttcatgatttttcaataataaattattattttgctcagccacaagaagatgagaaattagttcataatactttttgaaatctttctCTCGATATTGTTGCTGCAAGAGCACATTCGAAGCATGAAAAGTGGAGAATgtcttttccatcatatcaatcTCACTAACTGTTCCTCCACATAATTTCAACTGAGAAGTGATTCTGAACATGGCAGAATTATACTCATGTATAGacctaaagtcttgtagccttagATGCATCCAATTATATCATGCCTTTAGATGTATGACTATCTTCAAATGGTCATATCTTTCTTTTAGGTTTTCCACAAAACAAGTGGATCCGTAATTGTCAGATATTCGATTTTCAGAATCTCGTCAAGATGATGACCCAAGAATATCATTGCTCGTTCACGGTTTTACTTTGatgccttattttctttttttatggtGTTTCCAAGGCTCATTGCATCAATGTGGATTTCAGCATCTAACACCCATGAGAAGTAGCTTCTGCCTGAACTTTGAAGGGCAATGAACTTTAGTTTCGTAAGATTgaccattaaaattaaaaacaaaagaataaataatacctTATTAATTCTTCAAACCTAACCTTTACTTTTTAACAAAATAGAGTCTCGTAatgataacgtgttatgaaactataaaataagaagaagaaactaaagagaagagaagagcaGACTAATTTCTCTTATGAATCATTTTACAATGAATAGGAGCtctctatttataggaaaaatctaacttggtccccaagtagaaCTCTTAACCATATCCCCAAAGAAATtcatagacattcactataatacaaatactttataacactAAAATAATTCCTACCATTTAGGAAAAACTACATAATATGACAAACATCCCtacatattcaaaaaaaaatagctacattttgtttttttcataatatattatatatggatATAATTACACAATAAATAGCgaagataattatatataaataaatgaattttttatatatatttaatataaataaatgttaaatagtaaatttattattgaatGCCTAATTAATTATGACAAATACATTTTACTTGATCTTTTCCCAATATTTACCATCATCAACTTTTTCTCTTTCATGCCTAATTAGTTTGGCttaaagtattttaattaatgaataaGTGAATTTCTTTCTGGACAATTAAGAATGTTGACATGCTTCATTTTGTATGCATATTCGTTGGTATCTTATTTaactatatttatgtatattcgTATACAACTACATTTTTGTATGCattttgttgtattttatttaactgTATTTATGTATATTAGTCTTTAACTATATTTTTGTATGCATATCCGTTGtatcttatttaattatatttatgtatattggTATTGCTAAATAGTAATTATTGCTCACACGGTTTAGTCTTCCTGAGCCATTTTTATCAAGGAATATCGATAACATAACTTTGATCAGGATGAATTTATAATAGGATTTACTGTGTCTCCTAAAATATCACATTGGTTATAACATGTTCTTGTTTAATGTTAAATCCAATAAAAATAGTTGTATGcaaattaaaatctattttattcaataattgtatatttactcaaaaaggtaCATTCTAAATATGTGGGTATGTATTCCTGTGTATTTTTAGTTaaatgtatttcaatttttacctTCATTGATTTTCTAGTTATCTTTTTCTCCTAAGTTTTATTCCATCATCATACAATACCACATCTTTAGAGACAACAAAGAGAATGGAGTATTTAAACTGATGCCAATTGTCCTGCCGATACCCGATAGACATATCGACTTTACAAAGATAAGAATATGATCGTATGtctttaaataagtaattattagCTCTAATGTTAATAATGGGAAGTTGCTCATGGATGTAAATAAGCACAATGAATTATATTTAGAGTCAAttccttatttaatttattatatttaaaaatgtattcttgtataaatagaaaaataaaaaatgtatacaaaaatacagcatacaaaagataaaaatatatagttatTTATCATAAATCATACTTATAACTATTGAACTTTAATAACCCTATAAATATAACCACTTCACCTCTATCACATATCTTATAACTTTGTTTGTGTACAATGCATTTGACACAACTGTTATTGTTGATACATAATCTTAATTGttataaatctaaattaatatgAATCTGATTTGTAGTTATATATTTGATACATAACTTATATATTGTTTGTTATGTATTGGGGAAAGGAGCAATATATCCGCAACTTCTGGAaaactcaaaattattataatttggaTTCACCAAACAAATCCTTCCACGTatctttttgatatatttgccAT
This genomic window contains:
- the LOC138348185 gene encoding uncharacterized protein gives rise to the protein MFRITSQLKLCGGTVSEIDMMEKTFSTFHASNVLLQQQYREKDFKKYYELISHLLVAEQNNNLLLKNHENRPTGSAPLPEVNEAYAHHARRGKGRNPNRDRDRGRDRDYDQQRSSFPGVNHSSNKKKKKKKGREM